A region of Campylobacter sp. MG1 DNA encodes the following proteins:
- a CDS encoding MFS transporter: MEKIVNKMYLKIMPLILLMFCLAMLDRSNIAYVKDYIEIDAGISKAAYALGAGIFFIGYAIFEIPSNLLLHKLGAKIWLSRIMITWGLVCMAMIYIKDETSFYILRFLLGLSEAGFSPGVILYLSYFFPTIYRSKAYGFYQLGAPLALMLGGVITGAILDYAPSIWFKNWQWMFIIQGAITVIVGFYAYFKLASKPEDAKWLSEEEKAILIAELEKEQNNKEELNSSKALSSIIVWKFVLVYFAIQLSVYGVLFYLPTQVSHFLGTNVGLKVGIISAIPWAVVLIALPIITSYADKLRAWSSFSIALLLLAVVSMFLSVFINSLALFILFISLAAVGFIAIQPIFWNLPTQILKGTGAAAGIALIGALGNLGGFVAPNLKNYAESQFNSSYAGLIALCLVAFLGVLMLIHLKKSYTNIK; encoded by the coding sequence ATGGAAAAAATAGTTAATAAAATGTATTTAAAGATAATGCCTTTAATACTTTTAATGTTTTGTTTAGCAATGCTAGATAGATCAAACATTGCTTATGTAAAAGATTATATAGAAATAGACGCTGGTATTAGCAAAGCTGCATATGCTTTAGGTGCAGGGATATTTTTTATAGGCTATGCGATATTTGAAATTCCATCAAATTTATTATTGCATAAATTAGGGGCAAAAATTTGGCTAAGTAGAATTATGATAACTTGGGGACTTGTATGTATGGCTATGATTTACATAAAAGATGAAACAAGTTTTTATATTCTAAGATTTTTATTAGGGCTTAGCGAAGCAGGATTTAGCCCAGGGGTTATTTTATATCTTAGTTATTTTTTCCCTACTATTTATAGGTCAAAAGCTTATGGTTTTTATCAATTAGGAGCACCGCTTGCACTAATGCTTGGTGGCGTAATTACAGGGGCTATATTAGATTATGCACCTAGCATTTGGTTTAAAAATTGGCAATGGATGTTTATTATCCAAGGTGCTATTACTGTTATAGTTGGTTTTTATGCTTATTTTAAACTTGCAAGTAAACCTGAAGATGCTAAATGGTTAAGCGAAGAAGAAAAAGCAATTTTAATTGCTGAACTTGAAAAAGAACAAAATAATAAAGAAGAATTAAATTCTAGCAAAGCTTTATCATCAATTATTGTATGGAAATTCGTTTTAGTTTATTTTGCAATCCAGCTTAGTGTTTATGGGGTTTTATTTTATTTACCTACTCAAGTTTCACATTTTTTAGGGACAAATGTTGGATTAAAGGTTGGAATTATTAGTGCAATTCCTTGGGCTGTTGTATTAATCGCTCTACCTATTATTACAAGTTATGCTGATAAATTAAGAGCTTGGAGTTCTTTTAGCATTGCATTATTATTGTTAGCTGTTGTTAGTATGTTTTTATCTGTATTTATAAATTCTTTAGCTTTATTTATTTTATTCATATCTTTAGCAGCTGTTGGTTTTATAGCGATTCAGCCTATTTTTTGGAATTTACCAACTCAAATCTTAAAAGGCACAGGAGCAGCAGCAGGAATAGCATTGATTGGGGCTTTAGGCAATCTTGGTGGTTTTGTAGCACCTAATTTAAAAAATTATGCCGAAAGTCAATTTAATAGTTCTTATGCAGGTTTAATTGCTTTATGTTTGGTCGCATTCTTAGGAGTGCTTATGTTAATACATTTAAAAAAATCTTACACAAATATTAAATAA
- a CDS encoding UxaA family hydrolase: MLKGYRREDGKFGLRNKVLIIPSVVCANKVVENIAKACPEAVYVTHQHGCSQLDFDAEQTRMLMAGNCANPNVYAALVVGLGCETISSNSVKELAKSLAPYKDIRAISIQELGGITNTTNEGIKIVKDMLENASKCELSEGDFSDIILGTECGGSDAYSGLSANPSLGSLSDYVVENGGAVILAETTELIGAENILARRAINAEVEKKIYEKIYGFEENVKNSGSDIRGANPSPGNIAGGLTTIEEKSLGCVYKAGTSKVVDVIDYAMPVTKKGLTFMDTPGNDIEQLSAMVAGGANLVVFTTGRGTPTGSPVTPTIKLSTNNFCAKNMADVIDLNAGEIVDGNKSKEDIRDELIELIVKISEGKLTKAEINKQNDFSVWRLATTC, translated from the coding sequence ATTTTGAAAGGCTATAGAAGAGAAGATGGCAAGTTTGGCTTAAGAAATAAGGTCTTAATAATTCCTAGCGTTGTATGTGCTAATAAGGTCGTAGAAAACATTGCTAAAGCGTGTCCTGAAGCTGTATATGTAACTCATCAGCACGGATGTAGTCAGCTTGATTTTGATGCAGAGCAAACAAGAATGCTAATGGCTGGAAATTGTGCAAATCCTAATGTATATGCAGCACTTGTAGTTGGACTTGGTTGTGAGACTATTAGTTCAAATTCTGTTAAAGAATTAGCAAAAAGTTTAGCTCCTTATAAAGATATAAGAGCAATTAGTATTCAAGAGCTAGGTGGTATTACAAATACAACAAATGAAGGCATAAAAATAGTTAAAGATATGCTTGAGAATGCTAGTAAATGTGAATTAAGTGAAGGTGATTTTAGCGATATTATCCTAGGCACTGAATGTGGTGGAAGTGATGCTTATAGTGGGCTTAGTGCAAATCCATCGCTAGGAAGTTTAAGTGATTATGTAGTAGAGAATGGTGGAGCTGTAATTTTAGCTGAAACAACCGAGCTAATAGGAGCTGAAAATATCTTAGCAAGGCGTGCAATTAATGCTGAAGTTGAGAAAAAGATATATGAAAAAATCTATGGCTTTGAAGAAAATGTAAAAAATAGTGGCTCAGACATTCGTGGTGCAAATCCAAGCCCAGGAAATATAGCAGGTGGGCTAACTACTATTGAAGAAAAAAGCCTTGGTTGTGTTTATAAAGCAGGGACAAGCAAAGTTGTAGATGTGATTGATTATGCAATGCCAGTTACTAAAAAAGGTCTTACATTTATGGATACTCCAGGAAATGATATAGAGCAGCTTAGTGCTATGGTTGCAGGTGGGGCTAATTTAGTTGTATTTACTACAGGTCGTGGAACTCCAACAGGAAGCCCTGTAACTCCAACGATTAAGCTAAGTACAAATAATTTTTGTGCGAAAAATATGGCTGATGTGATTGATTTAAACGCAGGAGAAATCGTAGATGGCAATAAGAGTAAAGAAGATATTAGAGATGAATTAATAGAGCTAATCGTAAAAATTAGTGAAGGCAAATTAACAAAAGCAGAAATCAATAAACAAAATGATTTTAGCGTTTGGCGACTAGCAACAACTTGCTAA